TGTccaaatatttttgtttttagagCTGTTATAAGTTCTTATTGTTTAAATAGGGATTTATGTAAATATCTGTCCCCCTGAGTTCTGTTAGGCTTCAACAAAAGGAGACTCCCCTCATGTGATGGAGAAAGCGCCAGTCCTGATGTAATGGCTGACTGATGAAGCTGGCTTTATAAAGAATGAATGTGCTCGAGCCgtcccccaccacccccccccaccccctccccatgCAGTCCTCTcgccgtcccccccccccccccccccccccccccccccccgcagggCTGCTTCTGCCTGACTCCATGCTTCAATCTGCTTGTGACCAAGACTTTTGTACTTTTATCAACTCTGTCCATTTCAGACTGTTCTTAACTATCTGCTTCCTttcgtgttttttttctgtctcttctgTCCTGTCCTCCACACATTTGCCTTGTCTTTTaactttttctttcatttctccTTTCTCTCATCCTTTCGTTCCTACTGCCAGTGCACCCAGGGCACTAAAGGCCTGCTGGAGACGGCCGCTCGCTCGGCGCTCCAGTCTGGCCCCCTCCCTCAGGCCACGCCCCCCGCCCTGGACGCCCTCCCCGCCGTAGCGCCCTCCTCTACTCCTGGGCGCCCCAAGGCCTCCAGGGGGCGCCAGGTGGGTGCATCGAACCACAGACATCACTCTCAGCACAGGAGCAAAGGAAAGAAGACTCCCCCGCCAGCCCCCCACCCGCCACGCGCTTCCGGCTCGCCCGCCTCCGCCGTGTCCAAGCACAGCCACAGCTCAAGGAACCGCAAGGACCTGAAGAGCAGAGAGCCCAAGATGGCCCCTCAgcactgaccccccccccatgccTGCCACCTGCAGACCAAATGGAGCAAAAAGGCGTCGGATCCACCCAGCACACCTGCGGACAAGACCCGCCCCCCCTACCCCACGTCAGCCTTCTTCCTCTGTAGATTGTCCATTAGAGTGACTACTGATCTATCCGAAAACCTGCTGGTCAGTTGTTTTCTGGGAACCCCGGTCTGAAAAGGCAGAATGACTGAGCAAGTCTCATGGTCTGGTGCGGCCAGGATATAGACTCGAGCGGTCTTTTGATTGGAATGCCTGTTTCCTCCGTTTCATTGAGCTCTTGTTCTAGGGATAAGTACAAGGTGTTGAAGATCTTCACGTCCACCTCTGgagcatgtgcacacactgcTGAGGGTCCACAGGCACTTCGCAGCTTTAGCTGAACAGCAATAATTTCACAGTATTTTTATTGTCCTGTGTATTGAATGAGCTCTGGGATCCATTTATCTGGCCTTCGTGGACACGTTTGTGATATACTGGTCAGGCCTGAGCAATCTACGGCCAGCCTTCTTTATGCAATTAATAGTGCATgcctgggaaatgtagttcatGCTTCATCCATCACTGGACATGATTGAAGAAAACAATGATTGCAAGTGTAGCTATTGTCCTGTAGAGTTTGATTTGAAATAGACCTTGTAAACTTTCTTGTATGATTTCAGTTTTATAATAGGACACGAAAGATGTATTACCGTACTGTAATTCAAGGGATACTGGGCTGTCCAGTGTATTTGTTGTGGTATATCAGGTATTAGGAATGTGCATTGCtattaatattaattttatatatgtGTTTGGTTATATTTGAGGCTGATTACATTATCTTTGTCCTGATTTGTGTATTTGCTCTCACGGCAACCCCAAAGCCATAGGAAGCAGAACTTGGTCACGAGTCACCACTGTCTGTAATTGTTTGGTTAGCACAATGTAGCAGTACACCCCTGAATTGTTGATGGTTCACCATTCTTGTTTGGCTAATTTGACTTGTATCTAGCCACACCAAGTATACATTTTGTGCATGAAAATACAGTGTGGATGGGTTGTGGATATTCAGGTTGTCTTTTAATATGCAAATGGAATATGAAATATAGATGCCGGAAGTTGTTTACCCATTTTTTTCTCTCAAGACCACTGCAATATTTGCACAAATAAATCTGGAAAGATAATGGTGTGGTATGATTTGGTATTTGGTACACATGTAACGGAGATCACATGGTCTTTCACTAACATGTTTTCACCTAAGGCATTGTAAATAAAAAGTTGCGAGGCTCTTTCTTCCTTTTTTTCCTTTAACCCCCCCAGTGCAAATTGGTTAATCTTTCAACAGCCTAAAAGTCACAATCAGTATTTGttcttctaaaaaaaaaaaaaattgttcttgttcttaaaaaaaataacaaaaatccTTCAATTCCTGACCCTGAATTTTGCCAGAGGATGTGTCCAGGGCAGTTCTACTCTGAATGTGATTAGTGGTTATTGGTATTAAACATAGGTGTCATGCATATTCTTCTCAGTAAGGTTAATAATAGTAAAATATTCAATACATTCTGACAAACACTTTAGAGAAGTGATCGCTTGTGTGGGTTTGTATTTTTGCTGATTGCGGCTTTAAGGTTCATTGTGAGTGTGTACATTCAGAGGGTGTTCTGTGTCTGAGGTTCCACAAGGATTTGCAAAGGACTTGCAATGTCAACCGAACATGACTATAAATATACAAAAAGGAGTTAGTGTCCTATCTTAAAGGTTTCTGTTCTGTTTACAAGGTTTTATGTTACTGAGACAGACAGATCTTTGCTTGGAAAGGCAGGTATAATTATTAAGA
This Brachyhypopomus gauderio isolate BG-103 chromosome 6, BGAUD_0.2, whole genome shotgun sequence DNA region includes the following protein-coding sequences:
- the LOC143517321 gene encoding uncharacterized protein LOC143517321 — translated: MILWVSAVQLGECTQGTKGLLETAARSALQSGPLPQATPPALDALPAVAPSSTPGRPKASRGRQVGASNHRHHSQHRSKGKKTPPPAPHPPRASGSPASAVSKHSHSSRNRKDLKSREPKMAPQH